Genomic window (Daucus carota subsp. sativus chromosome 5, DH1 v3.0, whole genome shotgun sequence):
GTAATATCCTTCTTGTATGTGTTggtcaatttttattttactttttgggGAAAAAGGTTAGTACCTGGTATCTTAGTTTGTTATCACATCCTGCAGTTCACTCTGTTATGTCTTTTTGATGGGTATGAAATTAACTGTTGTTGTAATGATCTCTGAACAGCCATATGAACAATAATTCAATTAGTGGCCAGATCCCTCCCGAGCTGTCTAAACTGGGAAGTCTTGTTCACATGTAAGTGGTTTAATAATACTTAATTTTATAGTGCACAGGAACAAGTTTCGTATTAATCTTTCTTTTATGCAGGCTTCTTGATAATAACAACTTAACAGGGTATTTGCCACCAGAGCTTGCCGAAATTCCAAATCTACTTATCCTGTACGGGCTTTCTCTTTCTCAGTATATATATGTGTTCAGAAACCTCTGCACAAAAACACTAGAAAAGCATGTTAAACGTTGATTGTTAACTTAAATGCAAGCCCTTGTTTCCATGAACCAAAATGTTAAGTCCCTGTCTAGGCAGTTCTTGAAGAATCTTTGAAGGAATATGTTTACTTATTTAGGAGCAAAATCTTTATCTTTCTGCTCAGTGAAGTAATTATTTAGAGTGGCTATTTGTTCACCACCAAGATCcatttacaaaattaatcatGTAGATGTTTTATTTGGTTTATGTATCCGCAACAGATTAATGCAAACAACATATCACTTGCAACATTCTCCTCTAATGAAAGATGCAATAATACACTAGTATCTAATGCCATTGAAACATTTTTGTCCAACCTTTCTATTATCTATCttataaattcttattttaacttttttggcAGTCAACTTGACAACAACAACTTTGCTGGGAAGGAGATACCTGCATCATTTAAAAACATGTCTAAATTGTTGAAGCTGTGAGTGGGTACAGTTACTTCATCTTAATTTTGGTTAAATAGTTTTCCCTGATGCGAGGCTCTGGTCTTTTTCTTCATTGAGATACGAGCTTTGGGATGAACATTTGTTATTACTGctttaacatttttaaaatgCAATTAATATACACATAATTGCTTGTACGCATACACACAGTCACACACACATTTGTTATAGAGGTAGTACAAAACAGGGAAGCATGTGTTGAGTCAGACAAACATGTTGTTTATGTCGAGCATTAAATTTGTCAAACTTCATGGTTTTTGTTGAAGAAGTGATccgaagttttttttttttttttaaatctataaTATAATCATCAGAGGTGCATTTACCTCGACTTTGTTACACATGAACAATTTATTTCTTCAATAAACTTCACATGTTCCAAGTATATAATCTTTAAAGTGATTCTAGTATATATGTCtcacttgtagtttattttcgCTTATTCACTTGTAGTTTTCAGTATAGAGAATCCATGAGATGCAGGTTGCCTACACTTTTTCAAGTCAAACTATATAATAAAGGATTAATATTTGGGAAGAAAGTTTACCTAatgttttagtttcattttctgTGTCAGGAGTCTAAGGAACTGCAGTTTGCAAGGACCAATACCTGACTTAAGCCCGATACCAAACCTTGCTTATATGTAAGTTCAAGCGTATTTAATGGCCACTACTGAGTACTCTTGTTAGTGTCTATATTCACTCAAACATGTATTCTTTACTTCAGTGACCTCAGTTCAAATGAACTTCAAGGATCCATACCATCAAATAAGCTTTCTGAGGCTATAACAACCATGTAAGAACAGTCAATCTTTATTACTTATTGTGTACCCCTAACCAAGATTTTTTCAATACCTTTTGAGGATCACTGCACGATTTGTTTAATCTGTTGTGTGACATTCCTTTTTTGACTGATACTGTTGATTTTCGACCACTAACCATGCAGtgatttatcaaataataatcttactggaactattCCTGCCAACTTCTCGAGGCTTCCTCGTCTTCAGCGATTGTAAGCATCCTTCAGCTTCAGCTTcactttaatttatttatttataccaTCTCAATTTCCACGTATAATACTTATCGAGTTTGTTTCTCTATAACTTTAGCCTTTGCAAAGTTCCTTTTTCTCCATATCTTTTTATATCATGATGTGtacatattaaatttgaatcatATCCCTGTTACAGATCTCTTGAAAACAATTCACTGAGTGGTTCAGTTGCAAGTACTATCTGGACAAATCGAAAACTCAATGCAACAGAGACACTTATCTTGTAAGAGCTCAAACATAAGTTTTGCTTTCTTTGTATTAATGTGTGTGCTCATTTACCTGTCTCCTGGGCACAGCCACAAATTCTTAAGCAATTGCCACTTTATTAAGTATCTGAAGATTCAATTTCTTTCCATGCTTTTTACAGGATCTAATAAGTTTCCATCTCAAgtagataataaattttcaatattatgtttaaaattGTTTATTATCTTTTAGACAACCATAATTGACCTTGTATACTGCAGGAACTTACAGAACAACTTCCTTTCAAGCATCTCAGGCAGTCCTGCTCTCCCTCCTAATGTCACTCTACGGTGCGCTATATTTCTATTCTCCAATCTAGTTAATACATTTATGTGTTGGGAACAGAAATTTACGAAGTTTGTAAATTTTCCCTGTAAATATGGCAAATACAATAAGCATGTCCTTTTAAAACTGTTCAGGCTTGAAGGAAATCCTGTATGCCCGAATTCCAGTCTGTCTGACTCCTGTACATCTTTTATTGCAAATGATACTTCTTTCCAAAGCCCAGGGATCATACCTGATGATTGTCCTGGATGCCCCAGTCCTTATGAATATGCCCAGGGATCTCCTGTACGTTGCTTCTGCGCTGCGCCTCTGATTTTTGGTTATCGATTGAAGAGTCCTGGATTCATTGATTTTCAGCCGTATTTTAATCCATTTGGGGAGTACTTGACCTCTGGTCTCCAAATAAAATCATTTCAGCTCAATGTTGAATCTTATGAATGGCAAAAAGGCCCTCGACTGGGGATGTCCTTAAAGATATATCCAGTGTACACTGGTAACAACTCTAACACCTTCAATAGGAGTGAGGTCTCTCGGATCCTTGACATGTTTACAAGATGGAATATACCTGATAGCGATATTTTTGGACCTTATGAACTTATCTACTTCACATTATTGGAACCGTACAAAGATGGTTTGTTTTCTGAACTCCTACTGAAAGCCCTTGCTGAATTTCTTTATGtcgatataattttttttaaagcttGCAGCATGTTAAGAGCACGGTATATAACATTTCATGGTCCCATCTTAAGTTAAAGTACTGCAGATAAACTTCATCTAATAGTAGACCTAGTTCCTTCATGTGACTATCTTTGACCTTAGAACTACTTCTTGTTATAAACTTATAATGAGTGGAGTTTTGGTGTGACCCAGTCATTTTGGTAATATGTTTGATATCAACCTTCAAGTATAGGATGTGTTTGCCTTTCCATTTCTCGAATCCATCCCGCTATCTGAAAAGTACCTTCTTGAGTGTactgtgtattttttttttataatctgtCTATGCTAGGGGAAGTCCTGCGCACGCCTATTAATTTCTGAGAGGCATTGGTcattacataattaatactGTTATAGGCAATACGAAAGTTATTCCATTGCACACAATAAACTTTTACAATATGCTCCAGTATTTATGTGGTCGCCACTGCAGAGGCTGACATGTCCTGTGCTGCTCCTCGCATATATGTAGTGAATACTTGTAATACTGCAAGGTTATGGTCAATCTTCTAGAGTTTGCCATATTACATGAAGAATACATATGATCACAGCAGAATTCTTTCTTGGGTACCTCTTGCAGTTATTTCCGCCAAATCATCTACCAGTCTAAGCAAGGGTGCAATAGCAGGCATAGTACTTGGTGCAATTGCAGGTTCAGTGACATTATCTGCGATTGTGAcactaattattttgagatcGCAAACGAGGAAGCAGCATTTCACTTCAAAAAGACGACAACGTAAGTATATTTATTTACTGATGTAACTGAAATCATGTTTCTTACACTTAAGTGTTTCTCTTAACTATTGTGCTGGTCCTACCACAAAGAGTAAATTAGCAGTCAGTTAATCAATAACTTGGAGACATGAGACAACTGGTTCATATATGAAATTATACCATTTGTGATGCAGAGTCCCGGGTTTCAATTAAAATTGACGGAGTAAAAGATTTTACATATGCCGAGATGGCATTAGCAACAGATAACTTTAGTAGTTCCAGTCAAGTTGGACAAGGAGGCTATGGAAAGGTCTACAAAGGTATCCTGGCTGATGGCACAGTGGTGGCCATAAAACGCGCACAAGAGGGATCATTGCAGGGTGAAAAGGAGTTCCTCAATGAAATAGAATTGTTATCTAGGTTACATCATAGAAATCTAGTGTCACTACTTGGATATTGTGATGAGGAAAGTGAACAGGTATATTTCTATTTTCAGTAAAAATGTGTGATGTATTATATGTTCCCAAGTCAAACAATGTTCCAATTTTGTCTTGAATGTGGAACTTTGTAATTTTAATGTGATTATGATCATTGTCTGCAGATGTTAGTTTATGAGTTCATGCCCAATGGCACCCTACGGGATCACCTATCTGGTAAAGATTTTGATCTTAGTCGAGTTTGACCTTATTATTTCTATCATTTTAATGTCTGTGGCAGATGTGATGGTGTATAATATccttatatcatttaaaatcgcAATTCTAATCATGAAAAGTATGACCTCTTTTTGTGGGGATCTTAAAGTTGCAACCTCTGATTCCTGCAAACTGTCCAGATTTAGGAAAATCCGAAAGTTGGGAGTCGGATCCCTTTGTGTAAAATATCTGTTGTATTATTAGTTTTTCTGTATCTGAGAAGAGCGAGAGTTAGTTAAAAAAGAATGAATATTAATTATCTCTTATAAGGCCTTTTAAAGGAACAAGTTGTAACTGAATAACTCAACAAGCTGTTTTCTTTCTGTGTGTGTAACAGTTACTTCAAAAGAGCCTATGAGTTTTGCTATGAGAACAAGGATTGCATTGGGTTCAGCCAAGGGAATCCTGTACTTACATTCGGAAGCTGATCCTCCTATATTTCATCGAGATATTAAGGCCACTAACATATTACTGGACTCAAATTACATTGCAAAAGTTGCTGATTTCGGACTATCACGACTTGCTCCAGTTCCTGATTTAGAAGGCTTCGTGCCTGCTCATGTATCTACAGTTGTTAAGGGTACTCCGGTAAGATTCAATACCATACTTAATTAGATAAGACCTCGTTATAGTTTAGCAAAATGTAGTGTTCAGCAACCACCAAGATCTATACTGCTTTACAGGCTCAAATCTTTACAGCAAATCAGAAACAAGGATGTTTTCTAGATCTACAAGTCCATATTAGATTTTTTGGTCTTCACTTTATCTAACACCAGGAACTTGTTTTATTGTATTGCAATATAATTGAAGTTAACTTAGTCAAGCATGGCTTTATGTACCATCTTTGCAGGGGTATCTTGATCCAGAATACTTTCTTACTCATAAGCTGACCGACAAAAGTGATGTTTATAGTTTTGGTGTGGTACTTTTAGAGCTTTTGACTGGTATGCATCCAATTATGCATGGCAAAAACATTGTTCGAGAGGCAAGTTTCCCCCCACCCTTTTATGATATTTGTCGCCTATTAAACATCATATATAATGTTCCTAAAATAGTTCACTGGTAATTACACCGCGACTAATATATGTttaaatcctaattttgcatctGCATCAGGTGAATAATGCATTTCGATCTGGCATGATGTTCTCAGTCATTGACAAAAGAATGGGATCATATCCTTCTGAGTGCGTGGAAAGGTTTGTGAACTTAGCGCTCAAGTGTTGCCAAGAAAATACAGATAGCAGGCCTAATATGGCTGAAGTGGTCCGCGAACTTGAACTCCTGTGGCTTATGATACCCGAGTCTGATACTAGAATAACACATTCATCAGTGTCCGACCCTGGGAAGGGTATGTCTTCAGAGTCTTCTTCGTCGGTTGGGATAACAAATCCGTCAATGACAAATAATTACTACTCATCAGAAATATCTGGGAGTGACCTTGTGAGTGGAGCTGTTCCTACCATTGCACCTAGATAATAAAATGACCATAATCTTTTTGGTTCATACAATGGTCAGTCATGTAATTATGTATGGTTAGTACACAGTGGTGATACGTAGAAGTGTTATAGATGTGATATGTCTGCTCACTAGACTCAGCTTGTGGCCAAAAATATACAGAATATATATCATTTGATCTATGTGCAGCTTGGCTTGTGTATGGAGCTGTATAACAGATATGTAGGTATTTTTTGTTGACATAGAAATAATACATTTTGATACAATaatttattaacaaaaatatgTCAAGGGTGTTTGGCTTTTCATATATTCTTCAAAATGtccttatttttgaaaagaagtAGATGTGAATCTACTTTCTTCttctgaaaattaatttttattttaattgaaaacgaATATAACCTACcatcttaatatatatttcaataagatataaatataaattttttgataaaaaataaatcctCAGCCTCCCTAAATTGGCAAATTGACAATTTTATTGAAAGCTTTCGACTGGGACGTGGGACCACACTTAACCGAAGGATCCAGACGGGCTTTGTTAAAACACAAATAGCCCAAGTTAACATGACGCAAGCCTATACGTATATGGACTGGGCCGAAAGCGTGTAACCATAAAACTCGGCCTACAATAAACCCAACCCTGTGTGCTTATATATATAAGCGTCTCATCTTTCTCATTGTCTAACCCTAGTTTTTCAAGCCGCAGCACAGAACAATTCGCCATGGGAAGAAGTATGTTCATCTCTCTTTCTATACTTACATCTACTTACAAGCTCTTGTCTATGTATTAACCTACGTCTTTTGTATTCTCGAATCTTGTTTAGATGTTATATGTGTGGATTCAAATGATAATTTGATTTCTGTTGATTTAAGCTTGTGGTTGAAGCTGAGGCTTTGATTAAGATATGAAATTGTTATGTTGATTTTTTGCTAAGCTTATTTGTTGAAAatgaattatatgatattttttctttgaaataaTTGCTTTTATTTGAGAATTAAGATTAGCTGAACACCCCtaaattaaaatagattaacactgtgtttataatatatgtgtaaATGAATTAATACACTTCGT
Coding sequences:
- the LOC108223514 gene encoding probable LRR receptor-like serine/threonine-protein kinase At1g06840 — its product is MIDRFGRMSEPSRTRLVLVMLFCWFLLLLGANSQNPKTHPQEVSALREIKKSLVDPNRNLSNWNRGDPCTSNWTGVLCFNKTMDDNYLHVRELQLLNMNLSGELSPALGRLSYMKIMDFMWNKISGSIPVEVGNIKSLELLLLNGNQLTGPLPEEMGNLPNLDRIQIDQNHISGPIPKSFANLNKTKHFHMNNNSISGQIPPELSKLGSLVHMLLDNNNLTGYLPPELAEIPNLLILQLDNNNFAGKEIPASFKNMSKLLKLSLRNCSLQGPIPDLSPIPNLAYIDLSSNELQGSIPSNKLSEAITTIDLSNNNLTGTIPANFSRLPRLQRLSLENNSLSGSVASTIWTNRKLNATETLILNLQNNFLSSISGSPALPPNVTLRLEGNPVCPNSSLSDSCTSFIANDTSFQSPGIIPDDCPGCPSPYEYAQGSPVRCFCAAPLIFGYRLKSPGFIDFQPYFNPFGEYLTSGLQIKSFQLNVESYEWQKGPRLGMSLKIYPVYTGNNSNTFNRSEVSRILDMFTRWNIPDSDIFGPYELIYFTLLEPYKDVISAKSSTSLSKGAIAGIVLGAIAGSVTLSAIVTLIILRSQTRKQHFTSKRRQQSRVSIKIDGVKDFTYAEMALATDNFSSSSQVGQGGYGKVYKGILADGTVVAIKRAQEGSLQGEKEFLNEIELLSRLHHRNLVSLLGYCDEESEQMLVYEFMPNGTLRDHLSVTSKEPMSFAMRTRIALGSAKGILYLHSEADPPIFHRDIKATNILLDSNYIAKVADFGLSRLAPVPDLEGFVPAHVSTVVKGTPGYLDPEYFLTHKLTDKSDVYSFGVVLLELLTGMHPIMHGKNIVREVNNAFRSGMMFSVIDKRMGSYPSECVERFVNLALKCCQENTDSRPNMAEVVRELELLWLMIPESDTRITHSSVSDPGKGMSSESSSSVGITNPSMTNNYYSSEISGSDLVSGAVPTIAPR